DNA from Brassica napus cultivar Da-Ae chromosome C4, Da-Ae, whole genome shotgun sequence:
atatatatattatagtttatataatttttgcaatacttttatgtattaaatttattatattaggtattagaattttaaaagttaaatgataatttaattttgtaaagaaatattattattcaatattttttttagatttttcattttttaaaatattttatttacggatcaaatcggatatccatgaaaattctaaaattttcCGGATATCTGATACATTGAATATCCGGGTGGCTAATGATCGAATCGACACTAACACCTCCAAATACCTGGATATTCAATCCGTGTCCACTcctatttacggatacaatttgattttctttagatgaaagaaaattcacTAATGTCTaggcttattttatttttaattaattttataagaattttatctttcatgtattactttgaataaaaatgtcatttaatatttattaacaatatctttatatatttaccaaccacttttatatattttgcatACACATACATGGTGATATTGATGTGAACacttatataactaaatattcacCACAACTGACATATCTTATTCTCTtggaagttgaaatatttttttaatgcttatttcactatcgaccaaattgtagttaaatgatttgtcttaataattttattttccttttctttaacTATTATATGTTTAGAAGTTATAATATGTAATCATTGGTTCGACATCAGAactatctaaaatttatataacctgaaattaaaaaaaaaaaaaaatttggttatcgccggaaaaaaacaaaaacatcaacaatttgaaccgaacaaaccaaaataaatattgatttagaattataactatattttaggagattaaaaacaaaaaaaaataacctaAAACCGAAcaaatatccagattaaacatatttaatgtctcctaattaaaaaaataacaaaactaataatcacatcccgcGCAATACACATATTAttacctagtatatatatataaacatgcaGCGCCGGTCCATACCCATTAAGAGCCCCACTCAAAACTGGGTTTCAgatgtttaaaaagattttttttttaataataaacaatagcttaaagaaaaaaatgaacaagTTGCCGATTTTGGATTAGCTGAGCTTCTCAAGACAATTAAACTCATGTCTCCACTCGCGTCATGGGAACTTTTGGGTAAACAGCTTTGGACTGTTTGCTTGTAGGGCACGTTTCCACTCGGTTTTGTATgtcttttaacattttcttttggGTAAACAGCCTCTGTGTTCGAAAGCAGCTCAAGATGGAGATTACAGCCAGTTTGCAAATCCACGTCTAGAGAGAAACTACAATCAACAAGAGATAGCTAGAATGGCTTTTTGTGCAGCTGCAGCCATCAGACACTCAACAAGAAGACGCCCTAAGATGAGCCAGGTAACTTGTTAATTAATTCTTTTTGTTATCAAACACAATCTTGATGATAAGTGTGACATGCTTTTGAATCTTGGAATTGGAACATGTGAAGATTGTACGAGCACTAGAGGGAGATACGTCAATAGAGGATCTAAGCAAAGGAGGAAGAGCTCGGGGTATGACACGAGCTCGTACAACAAAACACTTTAACTTCAAAAATTTAAGTTACTTTTCACGATCAAAACAAGATCCAGAAATCAATACTATTGTTTCATTAAAGAAATTTTGTGAAAAGATGGTTCTTATATATCGATTGTTAGGGTTACAAGTACGTCGGACGGCGTTAACAACTTGgatgttttttgttttccttcATTGAAATCAACGAATTGGAGACTCCAAAAATCACAAACACAGCATGATCTCAACCTTTGTaatcgatgaagaagaagttgacggagttaaatttattgttttactttttttattccttagataatttaatttcttattctttatttctaagtattaAATATGAGTTGGCAAGTTACTATTGGTTAGACCATCTCCGATGGTTTACTCTactttttcctctaaaatagagtaaatctataatagagttaaatGTTACCCCAATAacactctattttagagtgaaaaatagaatgatgaacaaaaaataaaaaaattactctatatatagagtaaaaatagGTTTATACTAttatagagtagaaaatagagtatcattagagcatttttactctaaattctattttagaagggaaaatagagtggggttggagatgcccttaggTGAACCTAAAAGTTCACTCATATGaggtgaatctagaggttcacTTTTAGAGGGTAAACCAAgaaaaactcattttataaTAAAGGTAGGATTTATCTAGAACTACCTTAACGACAACAATCTCTATTTGAAATATGAAGTTTCTTCTAAAATTTCCCTGAGTATAATTTATCTAGAACTATCTTTTATTTAACTACTAAGGCTCCGAACGGGAAAAACGAATCAAGCGTTGCGGATCTAGTGGATCAACCGTTGCGGATCTAGTGGATCAAACGTTGCGGATCTAGCGGATTAAAGTGTATCGAGCGAAACAAGAGTAGATCTAGCGGTACGAATGCAGATCAAAGGGTTCGAAATTTTTGTTTGAATGATAAAAGGGAATAAAAAAATGGTTCAAATTACTGTATGAATATCtataataaatttgtaaaagaataaaatttctatttaatgGAATTACaaaattgattatttcaaaaaactactaaatacaattatttttaaaaaaaaaaaaacataacacaaatttaaatacaaCATGGGTAAAAAAAACTACAGAATATTTTTATTAGCTCATAATACATTTGCAATGTGTTCACTGATATTCACCATTAAATTTCATCAGTGATATTTGGATAATTTAAATTCTTTGGATAAAAAGTATTCTAGTAATTTATTCTTTTAGGAATTTCAAtgtataaatagtattttacgattatttgattattttcggTTTGTTTCAGTTCATCTTTTTAGTTCCAGATGAATGTGATCAGACCTAGTAACTCATAACAGATCAATAAATAGGCGAAGAACAAACATGACGGTCATAATTTTCAAAACTCTTGGTTACaactttcaaatattttaagaCTTAAATTATCGTATATAAAGATTTAAATTAATCGATAGTTTAATCACTAGTGAAAACAAATGATTAtcttaaaacaataatattaaaaatataaaaagttagaAAGTGGTTTCACCCTCTCCAAATAGCTAGTAACTCTAATGTGCAAAGTGGTTCTTGTATTTTCTTCTTAAGAGTTCGACCACTTTTACTATAACGTATCAAATCACTATTTTTATTAAGAACTGCTTTTAAATCACGCTGATTGTACCCCTCAATGTGTTTGTACCGATGTGACTAAAACGATTTACACTTGAgtgttttttcttcaaaaccGATTTATCCATTTAATATGTAGACGTATACTTTACTCAAAACAATCTCACGCCGCCTTTAATATCCACAAAATCATACTGATTAGCATACAAACATATACATTATTTACATATCTATACATATAAGGCAAACCTTTCCCTTCAATCTAAAGCCTTCATCGAGATAAAAAATTTTGTATCTCATGATCAACTTAATTGATGTCTTCCccttcacatcttcttctcattTCCCCTCAACAACAACATATAGGAGAACAATAACTCAttcaagattaaaaaaaatggcgacaaaaacaacaacaacattcaATTTTCCCTCTCTTTCACAAACAATAATCATATTATTAATCTCATTCCTTCCTTCTCATCTAAAAGGTTCACCCTCCACTAGTAGTACTACTCAAGAACGTTTCAAGGAATCTTCAAGGCTTCTCGATCTCCTCCTAAGAGATTACACTCTAAACTCTTTCAAGAACCAACATTACTCAATCAAGACCGGCGTTCTTCGGCGTATTCATCTCCCTTCTAACTACTCCGGCATTAATCTCGACGCTGTCAGGTTCCGGTGTGGGAGTCTCCGGCGATATGGAGCTCAACTCCAAGAATTCCATATCGGTGTCGGAGCGGTTCTTGAACCGTGTGGTGAACGTCTTGTGGTCGTGAGACAGATCTTGGGATCAAACTGGTCTGATATCTATTACAAGAACTATGATCTATCTGGTTATAGACTCGTCTCTCCTGTTTTAGGACTCCTAGCCTATAATGCCATAAACGACGTTGTTTTGGGTAATAATTTGAGCAGCTCTTTTCAGATAAGTCTTCTCCTAGACTATGCTAAAGATCCATCCACCGTTGATTTCGGAAACATTTCTGGACCGTCGATGGTGGAGAGAACGTTCTTGAATAAGCCAATGTGTGTGACTTTCGGCCTAGACGGCAAAGTAACGTTTGCTGGAGAAGTGAAGCCGTATGTCTGCGCCGTTAAAACTAACGGACATTTTGGTTTAGTGGTGACGGATGATCAGGATTCGTCCAAATCAGACGGTGGAGGAGAAAATGAGATGAAGAAGGCGAAGATTGGACGGTGGAGATCGGTTGTTGGTGGGCTTGTTGGATCTGTGACGGTGGGGGTGGTGCTTTTAGGGCTTGTGGTGGCGGTGGCTGTTGTGACGGCGAATAAGCGGAGGAGAAGGGCAAAATGGGAAGAGATGGAGAGAAAAGCTTATGAAGAAGAAGCTCTGAGAGTAGTGCCAATGGTGGGGCATTCTAGGGTTTTTGTTGCTTCTGCGACAAGGACTTTGCCGGGTTTCGTGGAACATGAGTGTGTTCctaattaattagtttaattttcTTACGTTTGGTTTCCTTTTTATTGTTTCCCGTTTCttgtaaaaatgttttatttaaatgtatatgcttttttgtaactgatttaaatatatactagattttgatccgcgctttcaaagcacgggattatatcatttttataaatgtCTAATTACATAAATACTttcattattataatatattgatGATATAGGTTGTTTATTTCAAGATCAAAATGTGTTACTCACTTACTTTATACCGTTCTTACTGGACTGACATCGGTTTGGACCATGTTCTTAcgatatatttttatcatagtctaaatttaatatttgattttataaatatttatcgtgtgtttattgtaaaataacacaaagttttataaatacatgataatttctaataatataagttttaaaattttgtactcgatttatttatatttgaagtttttaaaagacatgtgtaaattatttatatatttaattgttagttagaaaaaaaaaatttaatagttattttatatgtttaaacatgtttatttttagaaaataataattatgtttttgtatTGGGCTCAAATATGTTTATACATGTTAAGTTTTAGAAATTATCAGACGTAAGAGCCCATATGAAAAAAGATTAATCAGCGTATTGGGCTCAAATAATGTTTTCGTAAACTTGACCCACCCAAGTCGAGTACTTGGTCGTTTTTTTTGTTGGCCAATTTAGTACTTGGTCGTAAAGGCCGTTTACGTGTTGGAAAAAAAGAACAGAAAGGAAAGAGAGATAAAAAAGGACAGATTCTTAACCGAGGATCAAATCGTTCCCCATGGTGAAGATCAAAGATAGTCGACTATTTCCTGAGTAAATAACAACTCAGAAACTCGAAATCAAAAGGTATTACTATCGTTTCCTCATCtgttaattgtttttgttagaTATGAAATACATAGTCGTAATGAGATTTTTGACAGATCGTAACATGCAGATGAATCTGTTCTTAGATCTGAAATATTATGAAAGGGAACAGACGATTACCATGCTATCATCATACGTCGGGGATTCTGCATAAATCTGAAGAAACCTGGTTTATACTGTATAATCTTCTCCTATGATTCTTTGTAACTCTGTGATTATTTGTTATtgtttagaaaattaatttttgacaATACCATCGAAGATACCATGTTTGATTGAGGAAGACTCGTTTTATGTTTGGAATGTtatcttaattaaaataaagaatcctgctgatttttctatttatttcaGATGGAAACCAAGAGCAAGAACAATGGTGGATTCATTGCTGCTCCGGCTGCAAGAGAGGAAAGGATATATAATACTACAACCGTGAAAGATAAGTTCCTTTAAACAATTGTAAAAagaactatttatttaaatagaaaGTTCTTAGACTTTTAGTCTGATATATTCTGTTGTAGTAAGTAGACAGTACCAAACGCTTACATTCTCATCAGCCAAGATGAATTTTATGGTTTCCATTGATAGTTGTATGTTTTGTTTTCAAGAGTGTAGAACCTTCACATGAATAAACCATGTATTTTTCGAGGGCCTCAAGTCTTTAATGGCAGTAACTTTTTCGTAGAAGCTTTTGTCGTTTGGATTTGCATGTTTGAAGCCATAGTTTGTTTGACGATGTGGGTTTGAATAGGAATAGGGCGTTgcctatttataataatatctatatgTTAAAGGGAGAGGTGCTTAGGTTATAGGAAAAACTTGGGGGATACTCTAAATCGTATCTAACCAGATTGTGTGAACTTTATTTTCGATATCATTTAT
Protein-coding regions in this window:
- the LOC111213627 gene encoding uncharacterized protein LOC111213627; protein product: MINLIDVFPFTSSSHFPSTTTYRRTITHSRLKKMATKTTTTFNFPSLSQTIIILLISFLPSHLKGSPSTSSTTQERFKESSRLLDLLLRDYTLNSFKNQHYSIKTGVLRRIHLPSNYSGINLDAVRFRCGSLRRYGAQLQEFHIGVGAVLEPCGERLVVVRQILGSNWSDIYYKNYDLSGYRLVSPVLGLLAYNAINDVVLGNNLSSSFQISLLLDYAKDPSTVDFGNISGPSMVERTFLNKPMCVTFGLDGKVTFAGEVKPYVCAVKTNGHFGLVVTDDQDSSKSDGGGENEMKKAKIGRWRSVVGGLVGSVTVGVVLLGLVVAVAVVTANKRRRRAKWEEMERKAYEEEALRVVPMVGHSRVFVASATRTLPGFVEHECVPN